One Anguilla rostrata isolate EN2019 chromosome 15, ASM1855537v3, whole genome shotgun sequence genomic window, GCTGTAATCGCTATGTTTTTGCCTTGCAGCGACCGCAGGAGGAGAAGTACCCCGTGGGCCCCTGGCTTCTGGCGCTCTTCGTATTCGTCGTTTGTGgatcaggtaaaaaaaacacaccttctGATGACCAAAAGCACACAGTCCCCTTCTGATGACCAAAATCACACAGTCCCCATCTGATGACCAAAGGCACACAGTCCCCTTCTGATGACCAAAAGCACACAGTCCCCTCCTGATGACCAAAAGCAGACAGTCCCCTTCTTTTGACCAAAAGCACACAGTCCCCTTCTGATGATCAATAGTACAGTCAACTTCTGATGACCAAAAGTACACAGTCACCTTCTGATGACCAAAAGCACACAGTCCCCCTCTGTTGACCAAAAGCACACAGTCCCCATCTGATGACCAAAAGCACACAGTCACCTTCTGATGACCAAAATCACACAATCACCTTCTGATGACCAAAATCACACAATCACCTTCTGATCACCAAAAGCACACTGTCACCTTCAAATGGCCATCAGATCGCCAAATATCTTTTTTAATGCAAACCATGTGCCCTGTGGTGGTATTTAGAGacagattaaaacattttctccgAGTTGCAGTTTGTTTCTCGGTGCAATGCGTTGTATCCGTAGTGAACTCACCTGGGCTGAATTGGCTGCTCCTGCATCTCAGAGCTGATCTTTCTGTGTGCTGTTCCTTTGCAGCCATCTTTCAGATCATACAGAGCATCAGGATGGGGATGTGAGCCCAACACCGCACGGTACGCTTCCCTCCtgccaccaccagggggccgGGCGGCTGAGCAGCAGGACGCAGAGGCTGGACGCTCCTCCCACAAGGACCTGATGCAGGGAGCTAAAgacaggggggcaggggcagggcctCGTTCATGCCGCCATTCTTTAttcagcctgggggggggagagaattGACCTAGTCCTGtttggggttgggtgggtgttGCTCAGTTCACCGCTGTATTAATTCTCCAAAGATTCATTATAGGCACCTTGTTATAATCAGAGAGATGCACCTGTCCATTGTTAGCAATGGCGCTACCACGCTCCTGTAGTGCTccgcagggtgggggggggcgatggggcTCACGATTCTGGGAGCCTGCAGCTGGAGAGGGCCCACAACAATTCcgtcactttttaaaaacaagagaaaCTAATTTAAGGGGGCGCAGAATTCCACAGCCCTCGTACTCTagcctgtggggggagggggggctgtccTTACAGGCCGTAGTCATGGTTTGATATTTGAGGCCCCAGCGCCTGTGTACCGTTATGGCTCGTAACTTCAAATGGGAAGGTGGGCCACAAGAGGCCTTGTGATGGCCATGGCCAGTGAGGacagcccctgtgtgtgtgtgcatgtgagtgtgtgcatgtgagtatgtgtgcatgtgtgcgtgtgagtatgtgtgagtgtgtatgagtgtgagtgtggcgtgagagtatgtgtgagtgtgtatgagtgtgagtgtgtgtgtgcatgtgtatgagtgtgagagtgtgtgtgtgtgtgtgagtgtgtgtatgagtgtgtgtgtgtgtgtgtgtgtgtgtgtgtgtgagtgagtgtgtgtgtgcatgtgtatgagcgtgagagtgtgtgtgtctcttcaCTGGCTCTTGGGTAAGTTTATGCACCAGTGGCTTGAGGAGGTTTTGCAGATTCCATGTTgggggagaaaaggggagacattttaaaacatctgtCATGCTGAATACAGACTTTTTCTACCAACTCTTCAGTTATCAGGTTCCACTGACACTCTTTTACACGTTCGGAAGCACTCACCTTGTCCAGTGTCTGCTTACCGAAAATGGAGTTGACCGCTGAATATGTGCCAGACcctgtttatatatttaagcTTGTCGCaggagaaatgttttttaaataaaggttaaattttTTGGGATGTGCCTGGAATCAGCCTTTATTTCAGAGGTCATTATCCGCTGCCCTAATAAAGACTGCTAGCACACTGCCACAATGCTCACAGAGAGCGCTAGCACACTGCCACCATGCTCACAGAGAGCGCTAGCACACTGCCACCATGCTCACAGAGAGCACTAGCACACTGCCACCATGCTCACAGAGAGCACTAGCACACTGCCACCATGCTCACAGAGAGCGCTAGCACACTGCCACCATGCTCACAGAGAGCGCTAGCACACTGCCACAATGCTCACAGAGAGCGCTAGCACACTGCCACAATGCTCACAGAGAGCGCTAGCACACTGCCACAATGCTCACAGAGAGCGCTAGCACACTGCCACCATGCTCACAGAGAGCGCTAGCACACTGCCACCATGCTCACAGAGAGCGCTAGCACACTGCCACAATGCTCAGAGAGAGCGCTAGCACACTGCCACAATGCTCAGAGAGAGCGCTAGCACACTGCCACCATGCTCACAGACAGCGCTAGCACACTGCCACAATGCTCACAGAGAGCGCTAGCACACTGCCACCATGCTCACAGAGGGCGCTAGCACACTGCCACCATGCTCACAGAGAGCGCTAGCACACTGCCACCATGCTCACAGGGACGATTATTAAACTCTCAGCTGTGAGCAGCGattattatttacttaattacattacattacattcatttagcagacgcttttatccaaagcgacgtacaaaagtgcattttctaTATGCACTTAATATCAGGCACCTTCACTTTCTCATTATTtagactttattttttaaatgtcaggcGGGTTATCTGGTGATTAAGCTAGCAGCTACACTACTGCGGCTCAGcgtaattaaatataaaatgtgctgtgggACGTTCATCTCTGGATGTGGCGTGAAACAGTGACAGTTACTCATCCGCATTGCCCCCCTAAAATCTGCCA contains:
- the serp2 gene encoding stress-associated endoplasmic reticulum protein 2 yields the protein MVAKQRIRMANEKHSKNITQRGNVAKTLRPQEEKYPVGPWLLALFVFVVCGSAIFQIIQSIRMGM